Proteins encoded by one window of Flavobacterium sp. N502540:
- a CDS encoding alkaline phosphatase D family protein, with protein MEKNKDLGRRRFLRNSLLVAGGVFIAPLIESCSNDDKPDHDGAPDGMKNEGFETGVASFDPTETGVIIWTRYSAGSDAEINWEISKNASFTEITRKGQAAASSTNDFTIAVDVQNIPSNTKYYYRFYNTKTKQVTVIGETRTLPSKTDSVNDVKMAVVSCSNFPAGLFNVYGAIASSEADVVVHLGDYIYEYAPGQYGTNPFTNPLGREHKPAREITSLSDYRERYRQYRGDKNLQLLHQKKPFICVWDDHEFANDTYKSGAENHQPSEGDFQVRKMAAFQAYSEYIPLKTGKDFRIYRSFNFGTILSLYMMDTRVIARDKQLNYGDYIDNSGNFDQTKFKTDLLNTNRKLIGSEQMTWLGSQINADTAKWKVLGQQILMTKMLIPAELLMLLNQILGEVTKLGSATPATMKALTATISQLVVIKMRHKQGDPSLTAQEIARVTTTLPYNLDAWDGYFAEREQLYAMLSGKNVVVLAGDTHNAWMGKLTDMQGKRIGTEIACSSVSSPGLESYFGITSDPTKAIELAQAFTVLIDDLEYANLYKRGYTYLKFTASGSEAEWRFIDSVTTETTNTVTEKKYTIA; from the coding sequence ATGGAAAAGAACAAGGATTTAGGCAGAAGAAGGTTTCTTAGAAATTCTTTATTGGTTGCCGGAGGAGTTTTCATCGCCCCATTGATTGAAAGCTGCAGTAACGATGACAAACCAGACCATGACGGTGCTCCGGATGGAATGAAAAACGAAGGTTTTGAAACAGGAGTAGCCAGTTTTGACCCTACTGAAACCGGAGTGATTATCTGGACAAGATATTCAGCAGGCTCCGATGCCGAAATTAATTGGGAAATAAGTAAGAATGCCTCGTTTACTGAAATAACCAGAAAAGGGCAGGCAGCAGCATCTTCTACAAATGATTTTACAATAGCGGTAGATGTTCAGAATATTCCATCGAATACAAAATATTATTATAGATTTTATAATACCAAAACCAAACAAGTTACGGTTATCGGAGAAACTCGCACATTACCCTCTAAAACAGACAGTGTAAATGACGTAAAAATGGCTGTTGTTTCCTGTTCTAATTTTCCGGCTGGACTTTTCAACGTGTACGGAGCGATTGCTTCTTCAGAGGCCGATGTAGTGGTGCATTTGGGAGATTATATTTACGAATATGCGCCGGGACAGTACGGAACAAATCCGTTTACCAACCCGCTGGGCAGAGAACATAAACCCGCCAGAGAGATTACAAGTCTTAGCGATTACAGAGAACGATACAGACAATATAGAGGAGATAAAAATCTGCAGTTGCTGCATCAGAAAAAACCGTTTATATGCGTTTGGGACGACCATGAATTTGCTAACGATACCTATAAATCCGGTGCCGAGAACCATCAGCCTTCCGAAGGAGATTTTCAGGTGAGAAAAATGGCCGCTTTCCAGGCTTATAGCGAGTATATTCCGCTTAAAACAGGAAAAGATTTTAGAATTTACAGAAGCTTCAATTTCGGTACTATTCTTTCCCTTTACATGATGGATACCAGAGTGATTGCGAGAGATAAGCAGCTGAATTACGGTGATTATATCGATAATAGCGGAAATTTTGACCAGACAAAATTCAAAACCGATCTGTTAAATACCAACAGAAAACTAATTGGAAGCGAACAAATGACATGGCTGGGATCGCAGATCAATGCAGATACCGCTAAATGGAAAGTACTGGGCCAGCAAATCCTGATGACCAAAATGCTGATTCCTGCTGAGTTATTGATGCTTTTGAATCAAATTTTAGGAGAAGTCACTAAATTAGGAAGCGCAACACCAGCGACTATGAAGGCACTTACGGCAACAATCTCCCAACTTGTGGTGATTAAAATGAGACATAAACAAGGAGATCCTTCATTAACGGCTCAGGAAATCGCGAGAGTTACTACAACTTTACCTTATAATCTGGATGCCTGGGACGGTTATTTTGCCGAAAGAGAACAATTATACGCGATGCTTTCCGGAAAAAATGTAGTGGTTTTGGCCGGAGATACCCACAATGCATGGATGGGTAAACTTACCGATATGCAGGGGAAACGAATAGGGACTGAAATAGCATGCAGTTCAGTTTCGTCACCGGGATTAGAATCGTATTTCGGAATTACTTCAGACCCTACAAAAGCGATAGAACTGGCACAAGCCTTTACAGTCCTGATCGATGATTTAGAATATGCCAATTTGTACAAGCGAGGATATACCTATCTTAAATTTACAGCATCCGGTTCTGAAGCCGAATGGCGATTTATAGACAGTGTAACAACGGAAACTACCAATACGGTTACAGAAAAGAAATATACGATAGCATAG
- a CDS encoding energy transducer TonB: MRRMYFTVFSFVLLFSCQNNSKPPQKSSVIRVESKSQNKLHENDSKVYNFGSVSDLPKYPGGIQKFHIFLAKNYVVPKEVAEDEYLAGAVFATMIIEKDGTLSQIEILRDFGYGSGKELERVLKLCPKWIPATIDGEPVRCLYSIPYYIQ; the protein is encoded by the coding sequence ATGAGAAGAATGTATTTTACAGTTTTTAGTTTTGTACTACTCTTTAGTTGCCAAAATAATAGTAAACCACCACAGAAAAGTTCGGTTATAAGAGTAGAAAGCAAATCTCAAAATAAACTTCATGAAAATGACAGCAAGGTTTACAACTTTGGATCTGTTAGTGATTTACCTAAATATCCGGGTGGTATTCAAAAATTTCATATTTTCTTAGCCAAGAATTATGTTGTACCTAAAGAAGTGGCTGAGGATGAATATCTGGCTGGGGCAGTTTTTGCGACTATGATAATAGAAAAAGACGGAACCTTGTCTCAGATAGAAATTCTTCGTGATTTTGGATATGGGTCAGGAAAAGAATTAGAGAGGGTTTTAAAATTATGCCCAAAATGGATTCCGGCTACTATAGATGGTGAACCAGTAAGATGTTTGTACAGTATACCATATTATATTCAGTAA
- a CDS encoding DUF1826 domain-containing protein produces MSNTFLNNNQIGVVATFSELVQTHFKGERNALCWYRNLDGDFNEIVVKLSLEENITVVYPEDLIALELTEKGSIAREVILKDLQLLTDFGASPSLNLLKCYERDDEFDFISTDVYSFHVDRSPIATDTFLCTYHGAASDIVANSQAEQKILIPEIRAKLQELHDGPEEEFESFLEENYFDLHYQLHPHAAPVNLGLGHLWRLAVDHPKQQVLPCIHRAPIENDGEYRLLLIC; encoded by the coding sequence ATGAGCAACACATTTTTGAACAACAATCAAATAGGAGTAGTCGCTACTTTCTCTGAACTGGTACAGACTCATTTCAAAGGAGAAAGGAATGCACTGTGCTGGTACAGAAATTTGGACGGTGATTTTAACGAAATTGTAGTTAAATTATCTTTAGAAGAAAATATCACAGTAGTTTACCCCGAAGATCTAATCGCACTTGAACTCACCGAAAAGGGGAGTATAGCCAGAGAAGTTATCTTAAAAGATTTACAATTATTAACTGATTTTGGAGCTTCGCCCTCACTTAATTTACTAAAGTGTTACGAACGTGATGACGAATTTGATTTCATCTCGACAGATGTGTACTCGTTTCATGTAGATCGTTCGCCCATTGCAACCGATACTTTTTTATGTACCTACCACGGAGCAGCAAGTGATATTGTTGCTAATTCGCAGGCAGAACAAAAAATCCTAATTCCGGAAATCCGTGCAAAATTACAAGAGCTGCACGACGGACCAGAGGAAGAATTCGAAAGTTTTTTAGAGGAAAATTATTTCGATTTGCATTATCAGTTACATCCCCATGCAGCACCTGTTAATTTAGGCTTGGGTCATCTTTGGCGTCTGGCTGTAGACCATCCCAAACAACAAGTATTGCCATGTATTCATAGAGCACCCATAGAAAACGATGGTGAGTATCGATTGTTGTTGATTTGTTGA
- a CDS encoding amino acid permease, translated as MKNNQEVVEENQLKRGLTNRHIQLIALGGSIGTGLFLGIGPAAVLAGPSVILGYAVAGIIAFFIMRQLGEMVVEEPVSGSFSHFAYKYCGSFAGFASGWNYWILYILVSMAELTAIGVYVQFWWPEIPLWASSLFFFLVINALNFASVKVYGETEFWFSIIKVVAIIAMILFGTYLLISGTGGEQATIHNLYNDGGFFPKGFFEKTASGSFQGLLSAMALIMFSFGGLELIGITAAEAENPEKNIPKATNQVIYRILIFYVGALVILFALSPWRQITTDSSPFVMVFQNLNGMEFELFGTKIYFTRLIANVLNLIVLTAALSVYNSSVYSNSRMLYGLADQGNAPKFLKKLNNKYVPINAILISSCFAAICILINKVIPEEAFSILMSLVVSSLIINWGMISYTHLRFRRTKEQESTKTMFPSIFYPVSNYICLVFLLGILTIMWMTDMKLSVELIPIWLGILFIFYKVYKTKK; from the coding sequence GTGAAAAATAATCAGGAAGTCGTAGAAGAGAATCAGCTTAAACGTGGGCTGACCAACCGTCACATTCAATTAATTGCTTTAGGAGGATCAATAGGAACCGGTCTTTTTCTCGGTATTGGCCCAGCGGCTGTATTAGCAGGACCATCTGTTATTCTGGGATATGCAGTTGCCGGTATTATAGCCTTTTTTATTATGAGACAATTGGGCGAAATGGTTGTCGAAGAGCCTGTTTCAGGAAGCTTTAGTCACTTTGCTTATAAATATTGTGGTTCTTTTGCGGGTTTTGCATCAGGTTGGAATTATTGGATTTTATACATTCTGGTGAGTATGGCCGAACTTACAGCCATTGGGGTTTATGTACAGTTTTGGTGGCCCGAAATTCCGCTGTGGGCATCCAGTTTATTTTTCTTCCTCGTTATAAATGCTTTAAATTTCGCTTCGGTAAAAGTGTACGGAGAAACCGAATTTTGGTTTTCAATCATAAAAGTGGTTGCCATTATTGCCATGATCCTTTTTGGTACTTATCTGCTGATAAGTGGTACAGGAGGGGAGCAAGCTACCATTCATAATTTATACAACGATGGCGGTTTTTTTCCGAAAGGTTTCTTTGAAAAAACAGCATCGGGTAGTTTTCAGGGCTTGTTATCTGCAATGGCACTGATTATGTTCTCTTTTGGTGGTTTAGAGCTAATTGGAATTACCGCTGCTGAGGCAGAAAATCCGGAGAAAAACATTCCAAAAGCAACCAATCAGGTGATCTATAGAATCCTTATCTTTTATGTAGGAGCATTGGTTATTTTATTTGCTTTGTCTCCCTGGCGACAAATAACGACAGACAGTAGTCCGTTTGTAATGGTTTTTCAAAATTTAAACGGAATGGAGTTTGAGTTGTTTGGTACCAAAATATACTTTACCCGCCTGATTGCCAATGTGCTTAATTTAATTGTTTTAACCGCAGCTTTATCAGTATACAATAGTAGTGTATACAGTAACTCACGTATGTTATACGGTTTAGCAGATCAGGGTAATGCACCTAAGTTTTTAAAGAAGTTAAATAATAAATATGTACCTATTAATGCTATTTTAATTTCTTCCTGCTTTGCAGCGATCTGTATTTTAATCAATAAAGTAATTCCAGAAGAAGCTTTTAGCATTTTAATGTCTTTAGTGGTATCTTCTTTAATTATCAATTGGGGAATGATTTCTTACACGCATCTAAGATTCAGGCGTACGAAAGAGCAGGAAAGCACTAAAACGATGTTTCCATCGATATTTTATCCGGTAAGTAATTATATCTGTTTGGTATTTTTATTGGGAATTTTAACCATCATGTGGATGACCGATATGAAGTTATCCGTAGAATTAATTCCTATTTGGTTGGGTATTCTTTTTATATTTTACAAAGTTTATAAAACAAAAAAATAA